GGTTTAGCGCTTGCTACAGCTGCGCAAACAGAAAAAGGCCGTACGTTTATTGCTTTTGCTAAAGAAGCAAGAATTGAAGTCCGAAAGGTTGTTTGGCCTACCCGCCAAGAAACAATGCATACGACATTTATAGTAATGATAGCGACAGTTGTAATGGCATTAATCCTTTGGGGTCTTGATGGCGCATTATTTAGAATTGTAGGCTTTTTAACTGGCTTGGAGATCTAATCCCATGACGGATGAGAACAAAGAAGTAAAGTTACGCTGGTATGTAATCCAAGCGTTTTCTGGTTTCGAAAAACGTGTTCAACAGACAATTAATGAACATATCCGTATTCAAAACCTTGAAGAATATTTTGGCGAAGTGTTAGTTCCGACTGAAGAAGTGGTCGAGATGCGCGCAGGTCAAAAACGTAAATCTGAGCGTAAGTTCTTCCCAGGTTATGTACTTGTTCAAATGGACATGAACGATAAAAGCTGGCATTTAGTTAATAGCATCCCTCGAGTAATGGGATTTATTGGCGGCACATCTGATCGTCCTACACCAATTAGCTCAAAAGAAGCTGATCGTATATTGAATCGCTTGCAAGAGAATGAAGATTCACCGAAGCCAGCTACATTATTTGAAGCGGGTGAAGTGGTTCGTGTTACTGATGGCCCATTTGCTGACTTCACTGGTGTTGTTGAAGAAGTCGACTATGAAAAGAGCCGCGTAAAAGTATCAGTGCTTATTTTTGGTCGCTCTACACCAGTGGAATTAGAGTTTGGTCAAGTAGAAGCAGATAAATAAGTAATACTAAGTAAAAGTATTGAAAAAGGCCGTTGGTTAACTTATAATCAGCGGCCTTTTTGTGCTTTAAGCATAAAAAGTTTTTTTAATCTGGGAAGCCGCTTGAGTACGCGTCCTCGCGCGCACAAGGCAAAGACCCAAATAACGAGGTATTTTCAATGGCTAAAAAAGTTGAAGCTCTAATCAAGCTACAAGTTGCAGCTGGTATGGCTAATCCTAGTCCTCCAGTAGGTCCTGCACTAGGTCAACACGGTGTTAATATCATGGAATTCTGTAAAGCGTTCAACGCACGTACAGAGTCTGTAGATAAAGGCGCACCTGTTCCTGTAGTAATTTCTGTTTATTCAGATCGTTCTTTCACGTTCGAAATGAAAACTCCACCTGCTGCTTACTTACTTAAGAAAGCTGCTGGTATCAAGTCTGGCTCTGGTCGTCCAAACACAGAGAAAGTGGGTACTGTAACACGTGCTCAACTAGAAGAAATCGTTAAGACTAAGCAAGCTGATTTAACAGCTGCTGATCTTGAAGCGGGTGTTCGCACAATCGCAGGTTCTGCGCGTGCAATGGGCTTGAAGGTAGAGGGTTAATAGAAATGGCTAAACTTACTAAACGTATGCGTGTTATTCGCGAAAAAGTTGATGGCACTAAAGAGTACGATATCAATGAAGCAGTTGCATTATTAAAAGAATTAGCGACAGCTAAATTCACTGAAAGTGTTGACGTTGCAGTAAATCTTGGTATTGACGCTCGTAAATCTGACCAAAACGTTCGTGGTGCGACAGTGTTACCACACGGTACTGGTCGTGATGTACGTGTTGCTGTATTCACTCAAGGTGCAAATGCTGAAGCTGCAAAAGAAGCTGGTGCTGAATTTGTAGGTATGGATGACCTTGCTGAATTAGTGAAAAAAGGCGAAATGAACTTTGACGTTGTTGTTGCATCTCCAGACGCAATGCGTGTTGTTGGTCAATTAGGTCAAATCTTAGGCCCACGTGGTTTAATGCCTAACCCTAAGACTGGTACAGTTACACCTAACGTTGCTGAAGCAGTTAAAAATGCTAAAGCTGGTCAGGTTCGTTACCGCAATGACAAAAACGGTATCATCCACACTACTATCGGTAAAGTGGATTTCGATACTAAACAGCTTCAAGAAAACCTTGAGTCTTTAATTGTTGCGCTTAAGAAGGCTAAGCCTGCTCAAGCAAAAGGTACTTACGTGAAAAAAGTAACTATCTCTACAACAATGGGCGCTGGTGTGGCTGTTGATCAAGCAACTTTAGTTACTCAAGTAGTTTAAGTTGTTTACATGGCGCAAAATTTAAACTATAATTTTGCGCCATTTTGTAGGAAACTTCCTACATAAAGAATTCGGGTTGAAGTCCATAATTTCGGTGCATCCTTACAAGGGTAAAGCGATAAATTGGGCTTCCGTCCAAGACCGTAGGTGTTGTTGGCTATCTAATAACTTAATTGTCCTACGTAGACGGTGTGAATCCCCAGAAAGATTTTTCCTAATCTTCTGGCTCTCGCCGTAAAAAGCATCTTCTTCTAATTTATTTAGTTGAAGTAGAGTAAACAGGGGATTTTCCCCTATTAGAACCAGGAGTAACACCCATGGCCATTAATCTTCAAGACAAAAAAGCAATTGTTGCTGAAGTCCAAGAAGCTGCCAAAGGTGCTCAATCTGCAGTAATCGCAGATTCTCGTGGTGTAACTGTTGGCGCAATCACTGCACTTCGTAAAGAAGCTCGTGAAGCTGGCGTTTGGATGAGAGTTGTTCGTAACACTCTTGCTAAGCGTGCGGTTGAAGGTACTCCTTTTGAGTGTTTAAGTGAGTCATTAGTTGGTCCTAGCTTAATCGCTTTTTCTTCTGAGCACCCAGGTGCTGCAGCGCGTATTTTTTCTGAATTCGCAAAGAAAAACAAAGATTTCGAGCTTAAATCAGCCGCTTTTGATGGCCAAATCGTTAACGTAGAAATGCTTGCTAAGCTACCTACTTACGATGAAGCAGTTGCACGCTTAATGAGCGCTATGAAAGAAGCGTCTGCCGGTAAATTGTGTAAAACAATTGAAGCAGTACGTGTACAAAAAGAAGAGCAAGCTGCTTAATTTTATAAGCAATTGTTTTTTATTGGTGTAA
This portion of the Pseudoalteromonas ulvae UL12 genome encodes:
- the secE gene encoding preprotein translocase subunit SecE, with the protein product MSTNVETPSSSMDALKWLITFALLGGAVVGNYVYEDFSVLTRAIGVVAAIGLALATAAQTEKGRTFIAFAKEARIEVRKVVWPTRQETMHTTFIVMIATVVMALILWGLDGALFRIVGFLTGLEI
- the nusG gene encoding transcription termination/antitermination protein NusG; the encoded protein is MTDENKEVKLRWYVIQAFSGFEKRVQQTINEHIRIQNLEEYFGEVLVPTEEVVEMRAGQKRKSERKFFPGYVLVQMDMNDKSWHLVNSIPRVMGFIGGTSDRPTPISSKEADRILNRLQENEDSPKPATLFEAGEVVRVTDGPFADFTGVVEEVDYEKSRVKVSVLIFGRSTPVELEFGQVEADK
- the rplK gene encoding 50S ribosomal protein L11 — its product is MAKKVEALIKLQVAAGMANPSPPVGPALGQHGVNIMEFCKAFNARTESVDKGAPVPVVISVYSDRSFTFEMKTPPAAYLLKKAAGIKSGSGRPNTEKVGTVTRAQLEEIVKTKQADLTAADLEAGVRTIAGSARAMGLKVEG
- the rplA gene encoding 50S ribosomal protein L1 codes for the protein MAKLTKRMRVIREKVDGTKEYDINEAVALLKELATAKFTESVDVAVNLGIDARKSDQNVRGATVLPHGTGRDVRVAVFTQGANAEAAKEAGAEFVGMDDLAELVKKGEMNFDVVVASPDAMRVVGQLGQILGPRGLMPNPKTGTVTPNVAEAVKNAKAGQVRYRNDKNGIIHTTIGKVDFDTKQLQENLESLIVALKKAKPAQAKGTYVKKVTISTTMGAGVAVDQATLVTQVV
- the rplJ gene encoding 50S ribosomal protein L10 codes for the protein MAINLQDKKAIVAEVQEAAKGAQSAVIADSRGVTVGAITALRKEAREAGVWMRVVRNTLAKRAVEGTPFECLSESLVGPSLIAFSSEHPGAAARIFSEFAKKNKDFELKSAAFDGQIVNVEMLAKLPTYDEAVARLMSAMKEASAGKLCKTIEAVRVQKEEQAA